In Armatimonadota bacterium, a genomic segment contains:
- a CDS encoding glycosyltransferase family 2 protein, protein MVPTPDKSNICAVVVTYHPDNNFPQRVKSLSAQVDVVLIVDNASDLDQKKMIESIASQIDAEVVWNNDNLGVAAALNTGYNWASKRGYDWLLTMDQDTTLLDSAIESYKKAFTSFPDLKICMIGSNMKDPLTREPYIEADVFANKDALEVKTLITSGTLVSIEAAKTIGMYSERYYIDYLDAEFSLRARKNGFSNLITKEFLIEHTIGAPRYHKFLSRRLITSHHPSSRRYYLSRNYIFLIKDFWREEPKWLFDLGVIKTKEVILFLMFEEKRVDKLWKTILGAFDGIVGRAGKRY, encoded by the coding sequence ATGGTTCCGACTCCTGACAAATCAAATATCTGCGCTGTTGTTGTTACATATCACCCCGACAACAATTTTCCACAAAGAGTTAAAAGCCTCAGCGCGCAGGTCGACGTGGTGCTGATTGTCGATAACGCATCCGATCTTGATCAGAAAAAGATGATAGAGTCGATTGCCTCCCAGATAGATGCCGAGGTCGTTTGGAATAATGACAACCTCGGCGTTGCTGCCGCACTCAACACAGGCTATAATTGGGCTTCAAAAAGGGGTTATGACTGGCTTCTGACAATGGATCAGGACACGACGCTATTGGATTCGGCTATAGAATCATACAAAAAAGCGTTCACATCGTTTCCCGACTTGAAAATATGCATGATCGGCTCGAATATGAAAGACCCATTGACGCGCGAACCATATATTGAAGCTGATGTTTTTGCCAATAAAGACGCCCTGGAAGTAAAGACACTGATAACGTCCGGCACTCTTGTTTCTATTGAGGCCGCAAAAACAATAGGCATGTACAGCGAACGTTACTATATAGATTATCTGGATGCGGAGTTTTCATTAAGGGCAAGGAAGAATGGGTTTAGCAATCTCATTACCAAGGAATTCCTTATAGAGCATACAATCGGCGCGCCGCGTTATCATAAATTTCTCAGCCGCAGACTTATCACTTCTCATCACCCATCCAGCAGACGCTATTATTTGAGTAGAAACTACATTTTCCTTATCAAGGACTTTTGGCGGGAAGAACCGAAATGGCTGTTTGATCTTGGTGTAATAAAGACAAAGGAAGTAATACTCTTTCTGATGTTCGAGGAAAAAAGAGTAGATAAGCTGTGGAAGACGATTTTAGGTGCGTTTGACGGAATTGTTGGAAGAGCGGGGAAACGTTACTGA